The genomic segment CCGTCGCGGGCGGTGAGAGAGGGGTCGTCGGCGAGGACCGTGCCCGTTCCGACGACGATCGCGTCGGCTGCCGCGCGTCGACGGTGGACGTCCGCGCGCGCATCGGCCCCGGTGATCCACTGGCTGGACCCGTCGGCGGCTGCCGCGCGCCCGTCCAGGCTCTGCGCCCACTTGACGGTGACATGCGGGCGGCCGAGTCGCTGCGCGCTCAGCCAGTCCGCGATGAGTTCATGCGCGGCATCCGCGCGCTCGCCCGCGTCGACCTGGACGCCGGCGGCGCGAAGACGCGCTGCTCCGCCGCCGGACACCTCTCCCGGGTCGTCGAGCGCGTACACGACGCGGGAGATGCCCGCCTCGATGAGAGCGAGAGCGCAGGGGCCCGTGCGGCCAGTGTGGTTGCAGGGCTCCAGTGTGACGACGGCGGTGGCGCCCCGCGCGGCTCCTGGCGCCAGCGCGGACAGCGCGGCGACCTCGGCATGCGGGGTGCCTGCGCCCTGATGCCAGCCCTCGGCGATGATGTCTCCGGCAGGGGAGAGGATGACGGCGCCCACCTGCGGGTTCACGCCACGGGGGCCGCGAACGGCGAGCTCGAGCGCGCGATCCATCGCGCGGCGCTCCGCCTCGGTCACTGCCATCCGTCGTCCTTCGTCCAGGCTCCGGGGATGGCAGACGGCGCGTTGACGCGCATCGTGCTGCCTCCCTTCCGGACTAGCGAGATCTCTCTCGCATCACCGTCGGTCCCGGAATTCCACCGGATCGGCATCGCGGTTTCCCTCGACGCTCGCGGACTGTCACCGCCGGTTCGGATTCTCACCGACCCCGGAGCACGTTTGATGCTCAGTGTACTCAACGCATGCGCGCGCATTTCATTCCGTGTCGGGCACAGGGAGCGGGAGTGCTCCCTGTGGTGGTCACTTCAGCAGGCGGGAGAGGCGGCGGTCGGCGAGCGTCTTGCCCCCCGTCTGACACGTGGGGCAGTACTCCAGGGAGCGGTCGGCGAAGAACACGCTGCGGATGGTGTCGCCGCAGACCGGGCAGGCCTCTCCTCGGCGGGCGTGGACGCGGAATCCGGAGCGCTTGGCGTCTTTGAGGTCGATGGGCGGCTTTCCGGATGCCGCGGCCACGGCATCCGTGAGGATCATGCGCATGGCGTCGAACAGACGGTCGACGTCGTCGTCGTCGAGGTTCGCGGCGGTCGCGTACGGCGACATCTTCGCCGCGTGCAGGATCTCGTCGCTGTACGCGTTGCCGATGCCGGCGATGACGGACTGGTCCCGCAGGAGCCCCTTGATCTGCGTGCGGCGCCCCGCGAGCAGCCCGG from the Microbacterium ginsengiterrae genome contains:
- the ribD gene encoding bifunctional diaminohydroxyphosphoribosylaminopyrimidine deaminase/5-amino-6-(5-phosphoribosylamino)uracil reductase RibD; protein product: MAVTEAERRAMDRALELAVRGPRGVNPQVGAVILSPAGDIIAEGWHQGAGTPHAEVAALSALAPGAARGATAVVTLEPCNHTGRTGPCALALIEAGISRVVYALDDPGEVSGGGAARLRAAGVQVDAGERADAAHELIADWLSAQRLGRPHVTVKWAQSLDGRAAAADGSSQWITGADARADVHRRRAAADAIVVGTGTVLADDPSLTARDGDALHAHQPVPVVIGARATPTGAAVRRHPHEPLFYDTRDLMAVLADMQARGIQTVFVEGGPTLASAFIAAGLADRVLAYVAPVLLGGPRLAITDIGVPSIDAARRLVIDEWIPLGPDLLAVAHPTASEPHSEGVR